The Psychrobacter sp. 28M-43 genome segment TTTTTGTATTGGTAGTAGGTACTACCATATTGTTAGCGTCTTTTGATACTTGCGATATAGGGGTGTAGGGTTGTTCTGTCATAGGCGTTTGAAAAATCATCTTAAAAAGTATTAAAGGAATATGAGAAGTGATTGGTTTTATCTGTTCATGCGTATTCTGAGTTTTTTATAGTCAATCATGACATCTTACAAGATATAGTCACCTATTAGCGAAGTCATTAAGCGCAGTTTTGTATCATATTTAGACAAATGCCTGAGTAAAACTGGTAAAAAACGAATGAATTAATCAACGAATTGGAGGCAATCAAAGCAGAATAACGCCTCATGATAAGCGTAGATAGTATAAGATGTCCCACATTGGCGCAATCTGCAACTATTCAATGGGCAGACTGCATGATAAAATAAACGGTTCACAAGTCAAAACTGGATAACTCGTTGTATGTCAGCTTCCGCTAAAAACTCTTCATCGTCTGCTAGTATGGGTAATACTAATATTGATCCGGCTGGTTTCGTAAAGCTTGGTGCGCAACTGCCAAAGCTGGCCAATATCTTGGCGCAAGCGATAAATGAGCTAGGTCTGCCGTTAAGTGAAACGCAGCAGCGCACGTTATTATTGTACTTAGACCAGCTTTTATTATGGAATAAAGCGTATAATCTGACCGCGATCACTGATCCAGAAGAAGCGCTGATCAAGCATGTGGTAGATTGTCTGTCTATTATAACGCATTTACCCGCCGGATCGTTGCTAGATATCGGCACGGGAGCAGGGTTGCCAGCAGTTATCATTGCCATTTGTCAGCCTGAGCGCCAGTGTACTGCGCTTGATAGCAATCAGAAGAAAATTCGCTTTATTAAGCAAATCAGCAGCGAGCTCGGTTTGAGTAATATGCAGCCGATCGCATCGCGTATTGAAGCGCATGAAGCAAGTTACGCTGTGGTGACATCACGAGCGTTTGCCAGTTTGATAGATTTTGTAGAAGTAGCGCAGCCAAGATTGGCAGATGGCGGCTTCTTATGTGCTATGAAAGGCAAAGTCCCGAGTGAGGAAGAGCTGC includes the following:
- the rsmG gene encoding 16S rRNA (guanine(527)-N(7))-methyltransferase RsmG gives rise to the protein MSASAKNSSSSASMGNTNIDPAGFVKLGAQLPKLANILAQAINELGLPLSETQQRTLLLYLDQLLLWNKAYNLTAITDPEEALIKHVVDCLSIITHLPAGSLLDIGTGAGLPAVIIAICQPERQCTALDSNQKKIRFIKQISSELGLSNMQPIASRIEAHEASYAVVTSRAFASLIDFVEVAQPRLADGGFLCAMKGKVPSEEELQALDSDWHIKTIKLTVPRLHDSRHLIEMSAKDS